AACGTTGTACTAGGGTGTTACAGATGAAAGAAATAGAATTACaacaaatacatgtatatatgtaaattgtGTTTCCTGAGTAACAGGATTcaggaattaaaatattttggcaaAATGAGTGAataacagtgttttaaaaaaatccctttactGTTGGCTACTTAATTATAGTCTCTGAACCATTTGCTTCTCTAAAACTGCCATAAGCTTACCTCAGACATCAATACGGATTCCATGTTTTGAAGACATCATTTGTCTGGTCCCTGTTAAGTACATAACAAATGAACAGATATGAGGTAAAGATGATGTCATTATTACATAAAGCCAGAATGGCAAAGGAGAAGTTTTTCCAAATGGGCATATCCACAGGCCATGACGAATTCCATCTCGGATATGATGTGAGGTCCAAGATATaaatagcatccagggaagaaagCACCATGAGTCTTTGAGCTTGAAAAGGTGCATAGTCAACTTCAGGGTCAGAACCACAGTGGGTATCACAGTGGAGCAGTGAAGGAAAGGTCTTCGTGGAAGAGTCAAAGCAGCCTGAGGGGGGAAAGTAGTAGAAGGTTCATTCACTTCTTGGCAAACATGTATAGatgtttcttaatattttaatatattt
Above is a genomic segment from Choloepus didactylus isolate mChoDid1 chromosome 11, mChoDid1.pri, whole genome shotgun sequence containing:
- the TMEM267 gene encoding transmembrane protein 267; translation: MASETEKTHALLQSCSTESLISSLGLGIFCLVADRLLRFSIIQQNDWLRALSDNSVHCVIGMWSWAIVTGVKKKTDFGEILLAGILASIIDVDHFLLAGSLSLKAALTLPRRPFLHCSTVIPTVVLTLKLTMHLFKLKDSWCFLPWMLFISWTSHHIRDGIRHGLWICPFGKTSPLPFWLYVIMTSSLPHICSFVMYLTGTRQMMSSKHGIRIDV